The segment CCAGTACATCCTCGGCCGCCCCGACCCGACGAACCCGTTCTCCGCGGCAGGGACCGTGACCACGCACAGCGCAAGCGGGGCGCTTCTCGGAACGGTCGCGGCCGGGGTCTTCCCGGACTACGTCTCGGTCTACGCCGCACCGTCCGTAGCGAACGAAGGACCGGCCGACGCCGCGGACTTCGCGCTCACCTCGGTCTACCCGAACCCGATGGCCGACCGCGCCGCCGTCGCGTTCACGCTCGGGCAGAGTGCGCCCGTGCGGGTCTCGGTCTACGACGCGCTCGGGCGCGAGGTCGCCGTCCTCGCCGACGGTCCGCGCGCGGCGGGCGACCACACCGTCGCGCTCGACGCCGCCGTTCTCCCGAGCGGAGTCTATCTCGTCCGGGTCAGCGCAGGCGGCCGCGCCGCCACGCAGACCGTCACCCGGCTCCGCTAGTGGACGTCCACATCGACCGGTGCTACTGCTTCAGCACGACCTTCGACGAGTTGAAGGCCGTCGCCGCGTCCACGGGCGCGGCGACGGTCGAGGACCTGCAGGACCACGCCGTCTTCGGGCACAACTGCCAGCTCTGCCACCCCTACGTCCGGCGGATGCTGCGGACCGGGCAGGTAGTCTTTCAGGAGATCGTGACGGCGGAGGACGAGCCGGAGGACGAAGTGAAGGGGTAAGGTCCAGAAGGGCGCGCGTCAATGAGCAGGCTTACCTTTTCGAGAAAGGTCCTCCTGACACCATGCGACTCCTGCCGCTCGCTTTCGCCTTGCTCCTGCTCCCAGTTCCTGCCCTCGCGCAGCCTGCCGACACCGCCTTTGTCGCCCGCGCCGAGATGCTCGTTGACGCGCTTCTGGCAGGCGACACCGAGACGGTCGCGGCCGACTTCAACGAGCAGATGCACACAGCCCTGCCGCCCGAGCGTCTCGCCACGCTCGGCCCGACACTCCAGGCACAGCTCGGGGTGCGGCAGGAGCGACTCGGTGCCCGCGTCGAGCCAGGGCCGGTCACGACGGTTGTAGTGACGGAGCGCTTCGAGCGGGCGACGGTGGACGTGCGCGTGTCGTTCGACGCTGAGGGGAAGGTGGCCGGACTCTTCGTCCGACCCGTACCGCCGGAGGAGGCGGCAGAGGTGGAGCCAAGCGCGCTGCCGCCCTACGCGGACGAAACGGCGTATCGGTCCGAAGACGTGACCGTCGATGCGGGCGTCGGACTGCCGCTCGGCGGAACGCTGCTCGTGCCCGAGTCGGACGCGCCCGTGCCGGGTGTCGTGCTCGTCCACGGCTCCGGGCCGAGCGACCGCGACGGGACCGTCGGGCCGAACAAACCGCTCCGTGACCTCGCCGTCGGGTCTGCGAGCGATGGTGTCGCCGTGCTCCGGTTCGAGAAGCGGACGAAGGCGCATCCCGAGGCGTTCGCCGGCGGAACGTACACCGTCTTCGATGAGAGCATCGAGGACGCGCTCACCGCGCTCGACCTGCTCCGCGGGCACCCGGACGTGGACCCGGAGCGGCTGTTCGTGGCCGGGCACAGCCTCGGGGGTATGCTCGCGCCACGTACCGCTCGGTCTGCTGCCGAGCGTGGGGTGCCGGTCGCAGGCTACGTCGTGCTCGCCGGCGGGGCGCGCCCGCTCGAAGACATCGTCGAGGACCAACTCGACTACCTCGACGGCGTCGCGCCCGACGCGGACGGTCAGCGCGCCACCATCCGCAAAGCCCTCGCCGCCGTCCGCGCCCTCGCTCCGGCCGACAGCGCCTCGACCGAACCTATCCTCGGCGCGCCGCCGGCCTACTGGCTCGACCTCCGCGCTCACGCGCCGGCCACGCTCGCGGCCGACCTCGGCGTGCCCGTGCTCGTCGTTCACGGCGGGCGCGACTACCAAGTGCCCGACGCCGACTTCGCCGTGTGGCAGGATGCGCTCGCCGATGCGCCGCACGCTACGCTCCGGCGCTACCCGTCGCTCAACCACCTTCTCGTTTCGGGCGAGGGACCGAGTGCGCCCGCCGAGTACGAGCAGCCGGGCTTCGTGGACGCCACGCTCGTCGGTGAGACGGCCGAGTGGATCCGCAGCCAGTAGCGGCAGACTCCGCGTGATCTTCGCACGCACCGGGGAGCCATCGCCGGGGCCGACGGTACACGGTGCACCCCACCCACCGGGCGGCTCGGCGAGTCCGGGTCGCCCGCCCTTTTTTGTCGCCTCCGCGCTCACCGAACGCGTTTCGCCATGCAGCAGCAGAACCTCCGCAACGTCGCCATCGTCGCCCACGTCGACCACGGCAAGACCACCCTCGTCGATGCCCTCCTGTGGCAGAGCGGCACCTTCCGCGACAACGAGACCGTCAACGAGCGCGTGATGGACTCGATGGACCTCGAGCGCGAGAAGGGCATCACGATCATGGCGAAGAACACCGCCATCCGCCACACGGCCGCCGACGGGACCGATGTCAAGATCAACATCGTCGACACGCCGGGCCACGCCGACTTCGGGGGCGAGGTCGAGCGGACGCTGCGGATGGTCGACGGCATCATGCTGCTTGTGGACGCCGCCGAGGGGCCGCTGCCGCAGACGCGGTTTGTGCTCTCGAAAGCGCTCGCGCTTGGCCTCCCCGCGATCGTGGTCATCAACAAGATCGACCGCCAGGACGCCCGGCCCGAGGACGTGCTCAACGAGGTCTACGACCTCTTCATCGACCTCGACGCGGGCGACGAGCAGATCGACTTCCCCGTCCTCTACGCCGTCGCCAGAGACGGCCAGTGCACGACCGACCTCGGCGAGCCGCTGACCAACCTCGACCCGCTCGTCGCGGCGATCATCGGCACCGTGCCCGCGCCGGAGGGCGACCCCGACGGATCGCTGCAAGTCCTCGTCACTGATGTCAAGCCCGACGCCTACCTCGGCCCGATTGCCCGCGGCCGCGTCGTCC is part of the Bacteroidota bacterium genome and harbors:
- a CDS encoding (2Fe-2S)-binding protein; the protein is MDVHIDRCYCFSTTFDELKAVAASTGAATVEDLQDHAVFGHNCQLCHPYVRRMLRTGQVVFQEIVTAEDEPEDEVKG
- a CDS encoding DUF3887 domain-containing protein; translated protein: MRLLPLAFALLLLPVPALAQPADTAFVARAEMLVDALLAGDTETVAADFNEQMHTALPPERLATLGPTLQAQLGVRQERLGARVEPGPVTTVVVTERFERATVDVRVSFDAEGKVAGLFVRPVPPEEAAEVEPSALPPYADETAYRSEDVTVDAGVGLPLGGTLLVPESDAPVPGVVLVHGSGPSDRDGTVGPNKPLRDLAVGSASDGVAVLRFEKRTKAHPEAFAGGTYTVFDESIEDALTALDLLRGHPDVDPERLFVAGHSLGGMLAPRTARSAAERGVPVAGYVVLAGGARPLEDIVEDQLDYLDGVAPDADGQRATIRKALAAVRALAPADSASTEPILGAPPAYWLDLRAHAPATLAADLGVPVLVVHGGRDYQVPDADFAVWQDALADAPHATLRRYPSLNHLLVSGEGPSAPAEYEQPGFVDATLVGETAEWIRSQ